From Caminibacter mediatlanticus TB-2, the proteins below share one genomic window:
- a CDS encoding virulence factor, with amino-acid sequence MYAVVFDLDTSCLGDEYHTPSANNAYADIRKFMENNGFKCQQGSVYFGDEIIDAVKCVLFIQKLAQTYSWFKACVKDVRMLRIEENNDLMPAINMV; translated from the coding sequence ATGTATGCAGTTGTTTTTGATTTAGATACAAGTTGTTTAGGTGACGAGTATCATACTCCCTCAGCAAATAATGCATACGCTGATATTAGAAAATTTATGGAAAACAATGGCTTTAAATGTCAACAAGGAAGTGTATATTTTGGTGACGAAATAATTGATGCGGTAAAATGTGTATTATTTATTCAAAAGTTAGCTCAAACTTATTCATGGTTTAAAGCATGCGTTAAAGATGTTAGGATGTTAAGAATCGAAGAAAATAATGATTTAATGCCAGCAATTAATATGGTATAA
- a CDS encoding (2Fe-2S) ferredoxin domain-containing protein, whose translation MQMPKPKNIIFMCQVKRPPSFPKPSCVRVGKEDLLPFTQQKMMELGIDPMTNWIVPTGCLNRCNFGPVMLVEPGSYMYVDLDKEKIERILKEHIIEGNPVKEYLIPEEFWA comes from the coding sequence ATGCAAATGCCAAAACCAAAGAATATAATTTTTATGTGTCAAGTTAAAAGACCACCAAGTTTTCCAAAGCCAAGTTGTGTCAGAGTTGGAAAAGAAGATTTACTTCCATTTACACAACAAAAAATGATGGAACTTGGAATTGACCCTATGACAAACTGGATAGTACCAACAGGATGTTTAAATAGATGTAATTTTGGACCTGTAATGTTAGTTGAACCTGGAAGTTATATGTATGTAGATTTAGATAAAGAAAAGATTGAGAGAATCTTAAAAGAGCATATTATTGAAGGAAATCCAGTTAAAGAATATCTAATACCAGAGGAATTTTGGGCATAA